A stretch of the Lineus longissimus chromosome 10, tnLinLong1.2, whole genome shotgun sequence genome encodes the following:
- the LOC135494636 gene encoding WD repeat-containing protein 44-like isoform X2, giving the protein MSSDSDADEFYDAEEQTPARLGRLHVSHVSGGSGESTEQDLRAIEEEEKRLFELKKSAAEKRQKEDEEIQRRMEELEEKKKIEAERRAAGLEQRRKKLEEMRMAIAEENTPQRQQETVLLSESHENTEETDDVVVSESVPSVTVTGSGRGGDDALRVRLEFEEDPRMEEADLDANRGDNQSCDRENIENEQRLNNERLDGASAPAVEAAKPNVPSVVSNVCEPEPDIIQSTKRPIDLPVAAPRVNPADVASPPPKAPPRTKKRKPKPVVEGAEGGVVEPKEKVHSPTSATILHLTKDFENSLDLSSATSGAMMVETKDDDAAKAEKAEDEDSEKGSLRSEDIANTRPRSNSGRFLTDTEILEQVSVLNLDTGEKIPLSLAEDKLPRCMNPLSLHIMRRTKEYSSDSSLHKEEQSDDEGDHKTGTLSTQATAIKKKGIRLGKFLGKKMEHTVAKIKHAAEEVLQKEESESDDEEIDGKKQIKIKASRSNNGPYDFLNLKPIQDLGGEHTGAVWTMKFSHCGRLLASGGQDNVLRVWVLKESCAYFDEMRQKYTKMSPAPSENSLNSEEREHMPEISADAMSRSSVQTEVEGASGVMEEDEYRNAPFARKPFCSYRGHTADLLDLSWSKNYFILSSSMDKTVRLWHISRRECLCCFQHIDFVTAIAFHPRDDRYFLSGSLDGKIRLWNIPDKKVALWNEVQGNSKLITAANFCQNGKFAVVGTYDGRVIFYNTEQMKYYTQIHARSTRGKNARGRKITGIEPLPGQDKVLVTSNDSRLRLYDLRDLTLHCKYKGCANNSSQIKASFSSNGKYIVCGSEDKFVYIWKTHHEFTKFSSVRRDRNGYWEGVRAHLAVVTVAIFSPNPSLIIKRRSAPEVADEGEKTEKKDHPGEVFVSADFSGAIKVFKNKFKPPPVKS; this is encoded by the exons tggagGTTCAGGAGAGAGTACCGAGCAGGATCTGAGAGCTatcgaagaagaagagaaaagaTTGTTTGAACTTAAGAAATCAGCTGCAGAAAA ACGGCAAAAAGAAGATGAGGAAATTCAAAGACGAATGGAAgaactggaagaaaaaaagaagatagaAGCAGAGAGGAGAGCTGCGGGACTTGAACAAAGAAGGAAAAAGCTGGAGGAGATGCGTATGGCTATTGCGGAAGAGAATACGCCACAGCGTCAACAGGAAACAGTACTTCTATCAGAGAGCCATGAAAATACAGAAGAAACAGATGATGTTGTTGTCAGTGAAAGTGTTCCATCTGTGACAGTTACTGGCAGTGGCCGTGGTGGAGATGATGCATTGAGAGTTCGGCTCGAGTTCGAGGAAGATCCACGAATGGAGGAGGCGGACCTGGATGCGAATCGTGGAGATAATCAGAGCTGTGATAGGGAGAATATTGAAAACGAACAACGACTTAATAATGAACGTTTAGACGGTGCATCAGCACCTGCTGTGGAAGCTGCAAAACCGAATGTTCCGTCTGTAGTCTCTAACGTATGTGAACCAGAGCCCGACATAATACAGAGCACAAAACGTCCAATAGATTTACCTGTGGCGGCTCCCAGAGTAAATCCTGCTGATGTAGCATCTCCGCCACCTAAAGCACCCCCTAGGACTAAGAAAAGAAAACCAAAACCAGTTGTGGAAGGTGCAGAGGGTGGAGTTGTTGAACCAAAAGAGAAAGTACACAGCCCGACTAGTGCCACAATCCTACATCTTACTAAAGACTTTGAGAACTCGTTAGATTTAAGCAGTGCAACAAGTGGGGCCATGATGGTGGAGACAAAG GATGATGATGCAGCAAAAGCAGAAAAGGCAGAGGATGAAGACTCAGAAAAAGGCTCACTACGATCTGAGGATATCGCCAATACACGACCGCGCTCAAATTCTGGCCGATTTCTCACTGACACCGAGATTTTAGAACAAGTTTCAGTCTTGAATCTTGACACGGGTGAAAAGATTCCGTTGAGTCTTGCGGAGGATAAATTACCACGTTGCATGAATCCCCTGTCATTGCATATCATGAGGAGAACTAAGGAGTATTCCAG CGATTCTAGTCTGCACAAAGAGGAACAGAGCGACGATGAGGGTGACCATAAAACTGGTACATTGTCGACACAAGCTACTGCCATCAAGAAGAAAGG GATTCGTCTTGGGAAGTTCCTTGGGAAGAAGATGGAGCACACGGTGGCCAAGATTAAGCATGCTGCTGAAGAAGTTCTTCAGAAGGAGGAAAGCGAGTCGGATGATGAAGAGATTGATGGGAAAAAACAAATCAAG ATCAAGGCCTCAAGATCAAATAACGGCCCGTATGATTTCCTCAACTTGAAGCCCATCCAGGACCTTGGTGGTGAACACACT ggTGCCGTGTGGACCATGAAATTCTCCCACTGTGGTCGTCTGCTTGCGTCCGGTGGCCAGGATAACGTGCTGCGCGTCTGGGTCCTCAAGGAGTCGTGTGCCTActttgatgaaatgaggcaaAAATACA CAAAGATGTCGCCAGCCCCGTCCGAGAACAGCCTCAATTCTGAAGAGCGAGAGCACATGCCAGAAATATCAGCAGACGCAATGTCCAGATCGTCTGTTCAGACAGAAGTAGAAGGG GCTAGTGGTGTAATGGAAGAGGATGAATACCGAAACGCTCCCTTCGCCCGGAAACCATTTTGTTCATATCGCGGACACACAGCCGATTTACTCGATCTCTCCTGGTCTAAGAACTACTTCATCCTCTCGTCATCCATGGACAAGACGGTGCGATTGTGGCATATCTCCCGGCGCGAGTGTCTTTGTTGTTTCCAGCATATTGACTTTGTGACAGCTATTGCTTTTCATCCGAGG GATGATCGTTACTTCCTGAGTGGATCTCTCGACGGCAAGATAAGACTTTGGAACATTCCAGACAAAAAGGTGGCGCTGTGGAACGAGGTGCAGGGCAACAGTAAACTCATCACGGCGGCAAACTTCTGCCAGAACGGAAAGTTTGCCGTCGTTGGAACCTATGATGGTCGGGTCATCTTTTACAATACGGAG CAAATGAAATACTACACACAGATCCACGCTCGCTCGACGAGAGGGAAGAATGCGCGAGGTCGTAAGATCACCGGGATAGAGCCTCTGCCTGGACAGGACAAGGTGCTGGTCACCTCCAACGATTCCAGACTGAGGCTGTATGACCTTCGTGATTTGACCTTGCATTGTAAATACAAAGGTTGTGCGAATAACAGCAGTCAGATCAAGGCCAGTTTCAG TTCAAATGGAAAATACATCGTGTGCGGGTCAGAAGAcaagtttgtttacatttggaaGACGCATCATGAATTCACCAAGTTCTCATCAGTGCGAAGAGACAGAAACGGATACTGGGAGGGGGTCAGAG CTCACCTGGCCGTCGTAACGGTAGCAATCTTCAGTCCAAATCCATCCCTCATCATAAAACGGCGCTCGGCGCCCGAAGTGGCTGACGAAGGAGAGAAAACGGAGAAAAAAGATCACCCTGGCGAGGTTTTCGTCTCAGCAGACTTTTCTGGTGCTATCAAAGTATTCAAGAATAAATTCAAACCTCCTCCAGTCAAAAGCTAG
- the LOC135494636 gene encoding WD repeat-containing protein 44-like isoform X1, translating into MSSDSDADEFYDAEEQTPARLGRLHVSHVSGGSGESTEQDLRAIEEEEKRLFELKKSAAEKRQKEDEEIQRRMEELEEKKKIEAERRAAGLEQRRKKLEEMRMAIAEENTPQRQQETVLLSESHENTEETDDVVVSESVPSVTVTGSGRGGDDALRVRLEFEEDPRMEEADLDANRGDNQSCDRENIENEQRLNNERLDGASAPAVEAAKPNVPSVVSNVCEPEPDIIQSTKRPIDLPVAAPRVNPADVASPPPKAPPRTKKRKPKPVVEGAEGGVVEPKEKVHSPTSATILHLTKDFENSLDLSSATSGAMMVETKDDDAAKAEKAEDEDSEKGSLRSEDIANTRPRSNSGRFLTDTEILEQVSVLNLDTGEKIPLSLAEDKLPRCMNPLSLHIMRRTKEYSSDSSLHKEEQSDDEGDHKTGTLSTQATAIKKKGIRLGKFLGKKMEHTVAKIKHAAEEVLQKEESESDDEEIDGKKQIKIKASRSNNGPYDFLNLKPIQDLGGEHTGAVWTMKFSHCGRLLASGGQDNVLRVWVLKESCAYFDEMRQKYSETKMSPAPSENSLNSEEREHMPEISADAMSRSSVQTEVEGASGVMEEDEYRNAPFARKPFCSYRGHTADLLDLSWSKNYFILSSSMDKTVRLWHISRRECLCCFQHIDFVTAIAFHPRDDRYFLSGSLDGKIRLWNIPDKKVALWNEVQGNSKLITAANFCQNGKFAVVGTYDGRVIFYNTEQMKYYTQIHARSTRGKNARGRKITGIEPLPGQDKVLVTSNDSRLRLYDLRDLTLHCKYKGCANNSSQIKASFSSNGKYIVCGSEDKFVYIWKTHHEFTKFSSVRRDRNGYWEGVRAHLAVVTVAIFSPNPSLIIKRRSAPEVADEGEKTEKKDHPGEVFVSADFSGAIKVFKNKFKPPPVKS; encoded by the exons tggagGTTCAGGAGAGAGTACCGAGCAGGATCTGAGAGCTatcgaagaagaagagaaaagaTTGTTTGAACTTAAGAAATCAGCTGCAGAAAA ACGGCAAAAAGAAGATGAGGAAATTCAAAGACGAATGGAAgaactggaagaaaaaaagaagatagaAGCAGAGAGGAGAGCTGCGGGACTTGAACAAAGAAGGAAAAAGCTGGAGGAGATGCGTATGGCTATTGCGGAAGAGAATACGCCACAGCGTCAACAGGAAACAGTACTTCTATCAGAGAGCCATGAAAATACAGAAGAAACAGATGATGTTGTTGTCAGTGAAAGTGTTCCATCTGTGACAGTTACTGGCAGTGGCCGTGGTGGAGATGATGCATTGAGAGTTCGGCTCGAGTTCGAGGAAGATCCACGAATGGAGGAGGCGGACCTGGATGCGAATCGTGGAGATAATCAGAGCTGTGATAGGGAGAATATTGAAAACGAACAACGACTTAATAATGAACGTTTAGACGGTGCATCAGCACCTGCTGTGGAAGCTGCAAAACCGAATGTTCCGTCTGTAGTCTCTAACGTATGTGAACCAGAGCCCGACATAATACAGAGCACAAAACGTCCAATAGATTTACCTGTGGCGGCTCCCAGAGTAAATCCTGCTGATGTAGCATCTCCGCCACCTAAAGCACCCCCTAGGACTAAGAAAAGAAAACCAAAACCAGTTGTGGAAGGTGCAGAGGGTGGAGTTGTTGAACCAAAAGAGAAAGTACACAGCCCGACTAGTGCCACAATCCTACATCTTACTAAAGACTTTGAGAACTCGTTAGATTTAAGCAGTGCAACAAGTGGGGCCATGATGGTGGAGACAAAG GATGATGATGCAGCAAAAGCAGAAAAGGCAGAGGATGAAGACTCAGAAAAAGGCTCACTACGATCTGAGGATATCGCCAATACACGACCGCGCTCAAATTCTGGCCGATTTCTCACTGACACCGAGATTTTAGAACAAGTTTCAGTCTTGAATCTTGACACGGGTGAAAAGATTCCGTTGAGTCTTGCGGAGGATAAATTACCACGTTGCATGAATCCCCTGTCATTGCATATCATGAGGAGAACTAAGGAGTATTCCAG CGATTCTAGTCTGCACAAAGAGGAACAGAGCGACGATGAGGGTGACCATAAAACTGGTACATTGTCGACACAAGCTACTGCCATCAAGAAGAAAGG GATTCGTCTTGGGAAGTTCCTTGGGAAGAAGATGGAGCACACGGTGGCCAAGATTAAGCATGCTGCTGAAGAAGTTCTTCAGAAGGAGGAAAGCGAGTCGGATGATGAAGAGATTGATGGGAAAAAACAAATCAAG ATCAAGGCCTCAAGATCAAATAACGGCCCGTATGATTTCCTCAACTTGAAGCCCATCCAGGACCTTGGTGGTGAACACACT ggTGCCGTGTGGACCATGAAATTCTCCCACTGTGGTCGTCTGCTTGCGTCCGGTGGCCAGGATAACGTGCTGCGCGTCTGGGTCCTCAAGGAGTCGTGTGCCTActttgatgaaatgaggcaaAAATACAGTgaga CAAAGATGTCGCCAGCCCCGTCCGAGAACAGCCTCAATTCTGAAGAGCGAGAGCACATGCCAGAAATATCAGCAGACGCAATGTCCAGATCGTCTGTTCAGACAGAAGTAGAAGGG GCTAGTGGTGTAATGGAAGAGGATGAATACCGAAACGCTCCCTTCGCCCGGAAACCATTTTGTTCATATCGCGGACACACAGCCGATTTACTCGATCTCTCCTGGTCTAAGAACTACTTCATCCTCTCGTCATCCATGGACAAGACGGTGCGATTGTGGCATATCTCCCGGCGCGAGTGTCTTTGTTGTTTCCAGCATATTGACTTTGTGACAGCTATTGCTTTTCATCCGAGG GATGATCGTTACTTCCTGAGTGGATCTCTCGACGGCAAGATAAGACTTTGGAACATTCCAGACAAAAAGGTGGCGCTGTGGAACGAGGTGCAGGGCAACAGTAAACTCATCACGGCGGCAAACTTCTGCCAGAACGGAAAGTTTGCCGTCGTTGGAACCTATGATGGTCGGGTCATCTTTTACAATACGGAG CAAATGAAATACTACACACAGATCCACGCTCGCTCGACGAGAGGGAAGAATGCGCGAGGTCGTAAGATCACCGGGATAGAGCCTCTGCCTGGACAGGACAAGGTGCTGGTCACCTCCAACGATTCCAGACTGAGGCTGTATGACCTTCGTGATTTGACCTTGCATTGTAAATACAAAGGTTGTGCGAATAACAGCAGTCAGATCAAGGCCAGTTTCAG TTCAAATGGAAAATACATCGTGTGCGGGTCAGAAGAcaagtttgtttacatttggaaGACGCATCATGAATTCACCAAGTTCTCATCAGTGCGAAGAGACAGAAACGGATACTGGGAGGGGGTCAGAG CTCACCTGGCCGTCGTAACGGTAGCAATCTTCAGTCCAAATCCATCCCTCATCATAAAACGGCGCTCGGCGCCCGAAGTGGCTGACGAAGGAGAGAAAACGGAGAAAAAAGATCACCCTGGCGAGGTTTTCGTCTCAGCAGACTTTTCTGGTGCTATCAAAGTATTCAAGAATAAATTCAAACCTCCTCCAGTCAAAAGCTAG